In Pirellulales bacterium, one genomic interval encodes:
- a CDS encoding BBP7 family outer membrane beta-barrel protein, with amino-acid sequence MAPIQTQNDRQHVRSCSARQMLLLAVACLAGSTAWAQMAPVATPIPTAGAASMVRVAGANQPQVIVTPGTSYPAPTMSQTFAPTEMVALAPGETVVGQACDGMCPASPKDDRVHYSCPDAMEFLPGMCGEGCAPPACEWIGGGGWYFTVDALALKRDQANNVAFATWDDDGNVALETRQRDFPFRYGAQFTAGRTLSPWFRVEGTYFGLANWNELVAVRDNSINAFGEPGDLFSRLSNFGNPPTVGLDFNDLASINYSSALDNVELNLRRRLDTISSMEMSVFGGARYISVRERMEYFTSSALPLALGATNSVNTRTTNDLFGLQIGATLNAPLDDDFWLGLTTKGAICQNIANQDTVYATNVGGVADSFAGGARKNASTWVGDVQLTFNYRCCEWLTCRVGYQATWMDGLALASDNIPASADILRFGPATIEANGRVVYHGPHAGFMLVW; translated from the coding sequence ATGGCGCCGATCCAAACGCAAAACGATCGCCAGCACGTTCGGAGTTGCTCCGCGCGGCAAATGCTGCTGCTGGCGGTGGCCTGCCTGGCCGGCTCGACGGCCTGGGCGCAAATGGCGCCGGTTGCCACCCCAATCCCCACCGCCGGCGCCGCTAGCATGGTGCGCGTGGCCGGGGCCAATCAGCCGCAGGTGATCGTGACGCCAGGGACGAGTTACCCGGCGCCTACCATGAGTCAGACCTTCGCGCCGACAGAGATGGTCGCGCTGGCGCCGGGCGAGACGGTTGTCGGCCAAGCGTGCGATGGCATGTGTCCGGCTAGCCCCAAGGACGATCGCGTCCACTATAGTTGCCCTGACGCGATGGAGTTTTTGCCGGGGATGTGCGGCGAGGGGTGCGCGCCGCCGGCGTGCGAGTGGATTGGCGGCGGCGGTTGGTACTTTACGGTCGACGCGCTGGCGCTCAAGCGCGATCAAGCGAACAACGTGGCGTTCGCCACCTGGGACGATGACGGCAATGTGGCGCTGGAGACGCGGCAGCGCGATTTTCCGTTTCGCTACGGTGCGCAGTTCACCGCCGGACGTACGTTGTCGCCGTGGTTCCGCGTGGAAGGAACTTACTTTGGGCTGGCGAACTGGAACGAGCTGGTCGCGGTGCGCGACAACTCGATCAACGCGTTTGGCGAGCCGGGCGATCTGTTCTCGCGGCTGTCGAACTTTGGCAATCCGCCGACCGTGGGACTCGACTTCAACGATCTGGCATCGATCAACTATTCCAGCGCGCTGGACAACGTGGAGTTGAACCTGCGGCGCCGGCTCGACACGATCTCGTCGATGGAGATGTCGGTGTTTGGCGGGGCGCGCTACATCAGCGTGCGCGAGCGGATGGAGTACTTCACCAGCTCGGCGTTGCCATTGGCGCTGGGCGCGACTAACTCGGTGAACACGCGCACGACGAACGACCTGTTTGGCTTGCAGATCGGGGCCACGCTCAACGCGCCGTTGGACGACGATTTTTGGCTCGGCCTGACCACCAAAGGCGCCATCTGCCAGAACATCGCCAATCAGGACACGGTGTACGCCACCAATGTCGGCGGCGTGGCCGACAGCTTTGCCGGCGGCGCGCGGAAGAACGCCAGCACCTGGGTCGGGGACGTGCAGTTGACCTTCAACTATCGCTGCTGCGAGTGGCTCACCTGTCGCGTGGGCTATCAAGCCACCTGGATGGACGGGCTGGCCCTCGCTTCCGACAACATTCCGGCCAGCGCCGACATCTTGCGGTTTGGCCCCGCGACGATCGAAGCCAACGGCCGCGTGGTGTATCACGGCCCGCACGCGGGCTTCATGCTGGTTTGGTAG
- a CDS encoding porin, whose product MLRTLFALALATAAIDPSLLANEKAQPPAQPASADTPNAADNSRGRRSATTGKQPVADQQTPIAQNTVAKKKRAAQEPVDTTELLDDLEDYGAGGNTCGDTCGGACGDTCGQSGGGCGLFGGCGPWRCRCQPSWSPSDWLTTPAGSTRFYGWLNAGGIINTGDPSSGFNGPYNQIDNNGGMFNQGYFVAERALKSDDGISLGGRFDVLFGNDFFLARSSGLEAGRDFSLDWNNQYYGLALPQMYGQIGNRDFSVKVGHFYTVVGYEGVPAPVNFFYSKAYSYMFAGPFTHWGALASWNLSDRFTVDGGVVNGWNALDRTVNQAAFMGRARLTGEDPRDWSAFSVISGNEDTRIPQFGAKNRTRYSALWNMQLTDRFQYLFHHWLGFQGDALANGKNALWYGLDQYVFYPLNDCWKLGFRFEWFRDEQGVRVGLNRPSNPNKPPFQGSFYSASFGLNYSRTPNFIIRPELRFDFYEGKNKPFDDGIAVNQLMLGGDMIWMF is encoded by the coding sequence ATGCTGCGCACACTGTTCGCGCTGGCGCTGGCCACGGCGGCCATCGACCCTTCGCTCTTGGCGAATGAAAAGGCCCAGCCCCCTGCGCAACCCGCCTCCGCCGACACGCCTAACGCGGCCGACAACTCGCGCGGCCGCCGATCCGCGACCACCGGCAAACAGCCAGTGGCCGACCAGCAAACGCCGATCGCTCAAAATACCGTCGCCAAGAAGAAGCGGGCGGCGCAAGAGCCAGTCGACACCACCGAACTGCTCGACGATCTCGAAGACTACGGCGCGGGCGGCAACACCTGCGGCGATACGTGTGGAGGCGCCTGCGGCGACACTTGTGGTCAAAGTGGCGGTGGCTGTGGCCTGTTCGGCGGCTGTGGTCCCTGGCGCTGCCGTTGCCAGCCGAGTTGGTCGCCCAGCGATTGGCTCACCACCCCCGCCGGTTCGACGCGCTTTTACGGCTGGCTCAACGCCGGCGGAATTATCAACACCGGCGATCCGAGCAGCGGCTTCAACGGGCCGTACAACCAAATCGACAACAATGGCGGCATGTTCAATCAAGGCTACTTCGTGGCCGAACGCGCCCTCAAATCGGACGACGGCATCTCGCTCGGCGGACGCTTCGACGTCCTCTTCGGCAACGACTTCTTCTTGGCTCGATCCTCGGGGCTGGAAGCCGGTCGCGACTTCTCGCTCGACTGGAACAACCAATACTACGGCCTCGCCTTGCCGCAGATGTACGGCCAGATCGGCAACCGCGATTTCTCGGTGAAGGTGGGACACTTCTACACCGTGGTCGGCTACGAAGGAGTGCCGGCGCCCGTCAACTTCTTCTACTCCAAGGCGTACAGCTACATGTTCGCCGGGCCGTTCACCCATTGGGGCGCCTTGGCCTCGTGGAACCTCTCGGATCGCTTCACGGTCGATGGCGGCGTGGTCAACGGCTGGAACGCCCTCGATCGCACCGTCAACCAGGCCGCCTTCATGGGTCGCGCTCGCCTGACCGGCGAAGACCCTCGCGATTGGTCGGCGTTCTCCGTCATCTCCGGCAACGAAGACACCCGCATCCCGCAGTTCGGCGCCAAGAACCGGACCCGCTATAGCGCGCTGTGGAATATGCAACTGACCGACCGCTTTCAGTATCTGTTCCATCACTGGCTCGGCTTTCAGGGAGACGCGCTTGCCAACGGCAAGAACGCTCTCTGGTACGGGCTCGATCAATACGTCTTCTATCCGCTGAACGACTGCTGGAAGCTGGGCTTCCGCTTCGAGTGGTTCCGCGACGAGCAAGGCGTGCGCGTCGGTCTCAATCGCCCCTCCAACCCCAACAAGCCGCCGTTCCAAGGCAGCTTTTACTCCGCCTCGTTCGGGCTGAACTACTCGCGGACGCCCAATTTCATCATCCGTCCCGAATTGCGGTTCGACTTCTACGAAGGCAAGAACAAACCGTTCGACGATGGGATCGCGGTCAACCAGTTGATGCTTGGCGGCGACATGATCTGGATGTTCTAG